In one Alphaproteobacteria bacterium genomic region, the following are encoded:
- a CDS encoding ABC transporter permease — protein sequence MHFYVLRRLLAIVPVLIGLTVIVFAIMALIPGDPATAILGSYATPENVEKLNRQLGLDRTLPEQYFIWLGNLLQGDLGRSYSLNRPVLDEVLERFSATLILAGAALILCTVWGLLIGIWTAARQYGWTDKILTFVVLIGISIPSFWLGLLLILLFSVELRLLPASGMFAIYGGGDLPDLLRHLLLPAITLSVVATGVIARLTRSAMLEVLRQDFVRTARAKGVRESRVLYRHAFKAALVSVIPVIGVQAGFVLGGAVYIETVFQWPGVGRMLVQAISTRDILLVQGGVVVVAGSYVLFNLMADLAQSWLDPRVKT from the coding sequence ATGCATTTTTATGTTCTGAGACGCCTCCTGGCGATCGTGCCCGTCCTGATCGGCCTTACGGTCATCGTCTTTGCAATCATGGCGCTGATTCCGGGCGATCCGGCCACGGCGATCCTCGGTTCCTACGCCACTCCGGAGAATGTCGAGAAACTGAACCGGCAGCTCGGCCTCGACCGGACCTTGCCCGAACAGTACTTCATCTGGCTTGGCAATCTGCTTCAGGGCGATCTCGGGCGGTCCTACAGTCTGAACCGCCCGGTTCTGGATGAGGTGCTGGAGCGGTTCTCCGCAACCCTGATCCTGGCTGGTGCGGCGTTGATCTTGTGCACTGTCTGGGGCTTGCTGATCGGGATATGGACAGCGGCGCGGCAATACGGCTGGACCGACAAGATACTGACCTTCGTTGTGCTGATCGGTATCTCGATCCCGTCCTTCTGGCTGGGCCTGCTGCTGATCCTGTTATTTTCCGTCGAACTGCGTTTGCTGCCTGCCAGCGGCATGTTTGCAATCTATGGCGGCGGCGACCTGCCGGATCTGCTGCGTCACCTGCTACTGCCGGCCATCACGTTGTCCGTCGTGGCGACCGGCGTCATCGCACGGTTGACCCGCTCCGCCATGCTGGAAGTGCTGCGTCAGGATTTCGTGCGTACGGCGCGCGCCAAGGGTGTCCGTGAATCCCGTGTCCTGTACCGCCACGCCTTCAAGGCGGCGTTGGTGTCGGTCATCCCGGTCATCGGTGTCCAGGCCGGGTTTGTCCTTGGCGGCGCGGTCTATATCGAGACGGTATTCCAGTGGCCCGGGGTGGGCCGGATGCTGGTTCAGGCGATTTCCACTCGGGACATCCTGCTGGTGCAGGGCGGTGTGGTCGTGGTCGCGGGCAGTTATGTTCTGTTCAACCTGATGGCGGATCTGGCGCAAAGCTGGCTCGATCCCCGGGTCAAGACCTGA
- a CDS encoding dipeptide/oligopeptide/nickel ABC transporter permease/ATP-binding protein, producing MTGLKLVARNRLAAFGGVVLLVVVLLSLLAPILPIADPDATDPANRLMRPLSERALLGTDHLGRDLLSRLLWGTQLSLAVGFAAAVIAAVIGSAIGIVAGYFGGRTDGLIMRGIDMLMAFPYILLALAIVAVLGPGLLNALYAVAVVNIPFFARNIRGVTVSLAHREFVDAARLSGMSDFQIIRSEIVPNVLPVIVIAMSTTIGWMILETAGLSFLGLGSQPPQADLGSMLGEGRKLLINAPHASIVPGVMIFVIVMSVNLLGDGIRDALDPRLRSGALLRPAAATRVERDVPPPAEAGADALLSVEGLRTEFHVGERVYRAVGGVDLTVRAGECLGIIGESGSGKSVTALSLLGLVASPPGVVTGGAVRIEGEDTLSMTEEGLRRLRGGKVAYIFQDPLATLHPLYTIGDQMVEAIACHQSMSKQAAWDHAVSLLEKVRIPNAASRAKCYPHELSGGMRQRVGIAMALVNDPDLIIADEPTTALDVTVQAQILALLDDLRRERKLALVFITHDFGVVSQLCDRVAVMYAGRIVETGATDDVLDDPRHPYTKRLIACVPELGGGRRELAAIPGLPPPVDRLPAGCAFAPRCDKATKVCRSGEIDLDGEAHAVRCLYPENAA from the coding sequence ATGACTGGATTGAAACTCGTCGCCCGGAACCGGTTGGCTGCGTTCGGAGGGGTCGTTCTCCTTGTCGTGGTCCTGCTGTCGTTACTGGCACCGATCCTGCCGATTGCCGATCCTGATGCCACCGACCCGGCCAACCGGCTGATGCGGCCGCTTTCGGAACGCGCGCTCCTGGGAACGGATCATCTGGGACGCGATCTGCTGTCTCGCCTTCTTTGGGGGACACAGCTCAGCCTTGCGGTCGGCTTTGCCGCTGCCGTCATCGCGGCGGTGATCGGGTCCGCCATCGGGATCGTCGCCGGCTATTTTGGCGGCCGCACCGACGGGCTGATCATGCGCGGCATCGATATGTTGATGGCCTTTCCCTACATCCTGCTGGCGCTGGCGATTGTTGCCGTGCTCGGGCCCGGATTGTTGAACGCCCTCTACGCCGTTGCGGTCGTGAACATTCCCTTCTTTGCCCGCAATATCCGCGGCGTGACCGTCAGCCTGGCCCATCGCGAATTCGTCGATGCCGCACGCCTGTCCGGGATGAGCGATTTTCAGATCATCCGGTCGGAAATCGTGCCCAACGTCCTGCCGGTCATCGTCATTGCCATGTCGACGACCATCGGCTGGATGATCCTTGAGACGGCCGGCCTGTCGTTCCTTGGATTGGGGTCGCAGCCGCCGCAAGCGGACCTGGGGTCGATGCTGGGCGAGGGGCGCAAGCTTCTGATCAACGCGCCGCATGCTTCCATCGTGCCAGGTGTGATGATCTTCGTCATCGTGATGAGCGTGAACCTGCTGGGCGATGGTATCCGGGATGCGCTGGACCCGCGCCTGCGATCCGGCGCGCTGCTGCGGCCCGCCGCCGCCACCCGTGTCGAGCGTGACGTGCCGCCGCCGGCCGAAGCCGGGGCCGATGCGCTGCTGTCCGTCGAAGGTCTGCGGACGGAGTTTCATGTCGGGGAACGTGTTTACCGCGCGGTTGGCGGCGTCGACCTGACGGTGCGAGCCGGCGAGTGTCTGGGCATCATCGGTGAATCCGGGTCCGGAAAGTCCGTCACGGCCCTGTCGCTTCTGGGACTGGTCGCGTCGCCGCCCGGCGTTGTGACCGGCGGGGCGGTCCGCATCGAAGGCGAAGACACCCTGTCCATGACCGAAGAGGGGCTGCGCCGGTTGCGCGGCGGAAAGGTCGCCTACATTTTCCAGGATCCGCTGGCGACGCTGCATCCGCTCTACACGATCGGCGATCAGATGGTGGAGGCGATTGCCTGCCATCAGTCGATGTCGAAACAGGCGGCCTGGGATCACGCGGTGTCCCTGTTGGAGAAGGTCCGTATCCCGAACGCGGCATCGCGGGCCAAATGCTATCCGCATGAACTGTCCGGCGGCATGCGTCAGCGGGTGGGGATTGCCATGGCGCTGGTAAACGATCCGGACCTGATCATCGCGGACGAACCGACGACGGCCCTGGATGTGACCGTTCAGGCCCAGATTCTGGCCCTGCTGGACGATCTGCGGCGGGAACGCAAACTGGCCCTAGTCTTCATTACACACGATTTCGGTGTCGTCTCCCAACTGTGCGATCGGGTGGCGGTCATGTATGCGGGACGGATCGTCGAGACCGGGGCGACCGACGATGTGCTGGACGATCCGCGCCATCCCTACACGAAACGGCTGATCGCCTGTGTGCCGGAACTGGGCGGTGGGCGACGTGAACTGGCGGCGATCCCCGGCCTGCCGCCGCCGGTTGACCGTCTCCCGGCGGGATGCGCCTTCGCGCCGCGTTGCGACAAGGCAACCAAGGTCTGCCGGTCCGGCGAAATCGACCTGGACGGTGAGGCCCATGCGGTCCGCTGCCTGTATCCGGAGAATGCGGCATGA
- a CDS encoding ATP-binding cassette domain-containing protein, which yields MTELALQVTDLRKTFGGGRTLMGRAKPSVHAVRDVSLKVPRGETLGIVGESGCGKSTLARMLVGLLEPTEGDIVIEGRSLADQAGDPAAFGRLIQYVFQDPISSLNPRKTIREILEAPLIHLLGLDEAARKARISELFDAVNLRREFLTRYPHEFSGGQAQRIGIARALAASPRILVLDEPVSALDVSVQAQVLNLLAELRSAMNLTYLFISHDLAVVEAVSDSVAVLYFGRVVEVGRAESIFREPKHPYTCLLAESAPVVGRGLNRKEAATAELPDPLHPPPGCAFAARCAYATRECREHSPGMRCFSDDHEAACFHPLVS from the coding sequence ATGACGGAACTGGCACTGCAAGTCACAGACCTCAGGAAGACCTTCGGCGGCGGGCGTACCCTGATGGGGCGCGCGAAACCGTCGGTCCACGCCGTGCGCGACGTCTCCCTGAAGGTTCCAAGGGGCGAGACGCTGGGAATCGTTGGGGAATCCGGTTGCGGAAAGTCGACCCTGGCAAGGATGCTGGTCGGGCTGCTGGAGCCAACGGAGGGTGACATTGTCATCGAGGGACGGAGCCTGGCCGACCAGGCGGGTGACCCGGCGGCGTTCGGCCGGTTGATCCAGTACGTCTTCCAGGATCCGATCTCGTCTCTCAATCCGCGCAAGACGATCCGGGAGATATTGGAGGCGCCGCTGATCCATCTGCTGGGGCTCGACGAGGCGGCGCGAAAGGCGCGGATTTCCGAACTGTTCGACGCGGTCAATCTGCGCCGGGAATTCTTGACACGCTATCCGCATGAATTCTCAGGCGGGCAGGCGCAGCGCATCGGCATTGCCCGGGCACTTGCCGCCTCGCCGCGCATTCTGGTGCTGGACGAGCCGGTATCCGCGCTCGACGTGTCGGTCCAGGCGCAGGTGCTGAATCTGCTGGCGGAATTGCGGTCCGCCATGAACCTGACCTATCTGTTCATCAGTCATGACCTGGCCGTGGTCGAGGCGGTCAGCGACAGTGTCGCGGTTCTGTATTTCGGTCGTGTTGTGGAGGTCGGCAGAGCGGAATCGATTTTCCGTGAGCCCAAACACCCCTATACATGTCTCTTGGCGGAAAGTGCACCGGTTGTCGGGCGGGGTCTGAATCGCAAGGAAGCGGCGACGGCTGAATTGCCCGATCCGCTGCATCCGCCGCCCGGATGCGCATTCGCTGCGCGATGTGCATATGCGACTCGGGAATGCAGGGAACATTCCCCCGGTATGAGGTGCTTTTCCGACGATCATGAAGCAGCCTGTTTCCATCCTCTCGTCTCTTAA
- a CDS encoding FCD domain-containing protein — protein MKQPVSILSSLKPGRRGRKPADGADPKGRSRPQQVAETIKEWIIQRGLLPGDRLPQEHQLIEQLQVSKGTAREALKVMETQGLIRTRTGPGGGAFITEVSEDKAGALLANHFFFKDISIADIYEVRIALEPQLVHELALAITPEQIDELRSVMSAYSEPPDSIEEERRQRNAELEFHEFLARFSSNPLLSFYCMFLVRLLKDLTVCKRIYGRSNPELRERGVSYQEQLIEAFRSRDAEAARATMEAHMRAAQRIMLEQEAEVQKGFLESES, from the coding sequence ATGAAGCAGCCTGTTTCCATCCTCTCGTCTCTTAAGCCCGGTAGAAGGGGCCGCAAACCGGCGGACGGCGCGGACCCGAAAGGGCGCAGCCGCCCGCAGCAGGTGGCCGAAACGATCAAGGAATGGATCATTCAGCGCGGCCTTCTGCCCGGCGACAGGCTGCCCCAGGAACATCAACTGATCGAACAGCTGCAGGTTTCGAAAGGGACCGCGCGTGAGGCGCTGAAAGTCATGGAGACCCAGGGCCTGATCCGGACCCGGACCGGGCCGGGGGGCGGGGCCTTCATCACCGAGGTGAGCGAGGACAAGGCCGGGGCCCTGCTGGCCAATCATTTCTTCTTCAAGGATATTTCCATCGCGGACATTTACGAGGTCCGTATCGCGCTGGAGCCGCAGCTGGTTCACGAATTGGCCCTGGCAATCACGCCGGAACAGATCGACGAACTGCGTAGTGTGATGAGCGCGTATTCCGAACCGCCGGATTCGATCGAGGAGGAGCGGCGCCAGCGTAATGCCGAGTTGGAGTTTCATGAATTCCTGGCGCGGTTTTCCAGCAATCCGTTGTTGTCCTTCTATTGCATGTTCCTTGTGCGGCTGCTGAAGGACCTGACCGTCTGCAAACGCATCTATGGCCGATCGAACCCGGAGCTTCGGGAGCGCGGCGTATCCTATCAGGAGCAGCTGATCGAGGCGTTCCGATCCCGTGATGCCGAGGCGGCGCGCGCCACGATGGAAGCCCATATGCGCGCGGCCCAGCGTATCATGCTGGAACAGGAAGCGGAGGTTCAGAAAGGCTTCCTCGAATCCGAAAGCTGA
- a CDS encoding LysR substrate-binding domain-containing protein, producing the protein MPIDILSNLNALRAFEVSARRCSFTQAAIELNVSQSAISKHISNLEAALGRALFVRHYRQISLTEAGHELAAATTEAFSLIQHAARSVPDVEPGQVNVYCDADFAQLWLFPRLPDFESRNPAVRVRIRSEVGLNHPPKEAFDCAIVWGRGDWYGHRYTPLMTNSVFPVAAPDFFEAIARPATLNDVRSDMLIHDRSSHWWSAFQNLADRPSFDPRKGRVYDQTVLCLEAAARGDGVTVGDEVTTRPYLESGRLTIPVNVKLPTPDSYYLFLPASRALPATAIGFIEWLKAQTENHKGWWQRFWETGKDTPCDPKK; encoded by the coding sequence ATGCCAATCGATATCCTATCCAACCTGAACGCCTTACGGGCCTTCGAGGTTTCCGCGCGACGGTGCAGTTTCACGCAGGCGGCCATCGAACTGAATGTCTCGCAATCCGCTATCAGCAAGCACATCAGCAATCTGGAAGCCGCCTTGGGGCGCGCGCTTTTTGTCCGCCACTATCGGCAGATCAGCCTGACAGAAGCGGGTCACGAACTGGCCGCGGCGACTACGGAAGCTTTCAGCCTGATCCAGCACGCGGCCAGGTCCGTTCCCGACGTTGAACCGGGACAGGTCAACGTTTACTGCGACGCCGATTTCGCTCAGCTCTGGCTGTTTCCCAGATTGCCTGACTTCGAATCCCGGAACCCGGCGGTTCGCGTCAGGATCAGAAGCGAGGTCGGACTGAACCATCCGCCGAAAGAGGCTTTTGACTGTGCCATCGTCTGGGGACGTGGCGATTGGTACGGCCATCGGTACACGCCCTTGATGACCAATTCTGTCTTTCCGGTCGCGGCACCGGACTTCTTCGAGGCGATTGCGCGTCCCGCAACCTTGAATGACGTTCGTTCGGACATGCTGATCCATGACAGATCGAGCCATTGGTGGTCAGCATTCCAGAATCTGGCCGACAGACCTTCTTTCGATCCACGGAAAGGAAGGGTCTATGATCAAACGGTTCTTTGTCTCGAAGCCGCGGCGCGGGGCGACGGTGTAACCGTCGGCGATGAGGTCACAACCCGGCCCTATCTTGAGAGCGGCCGCCTCACGATCCCGGTCAACGTGAAGCTGCCGACGCCGGATTCCTACTATCTGTTCTTGCCGGCATCCAGGGCACTTCCGGCGACCGCAATCGGCTTCATAGAATGGCTGAAGGCGCAGACCGAAAACCATAAGGGGTGGTGGCAAAGGTTCTGGGAAACCGGGAAAGACACACCTTGCGATCCGAAGAAATAG
- a CDS encoding carbon-nitrogen hydrolase has translation MQMSCSRDVEQNIDKAVGLIQQAAAAGAQIILPQEVFSHHEFQFMEMGPEFFALAEGLDGPTVTRMRAVAKELSVVLPTNIFERANNAYYNTIVMIDADGELLGIYRKSHIPLGLPGCYEKVYSNPGDTGFQVFDTAYGRIGAAICWDQWFPEAARIMALKGAEILFYPSAIGSDCHDHWETVMRGHAAANIMPLVCSNRVGTEKGSLGEVTYFGQAFIAGPRGDVVQRADTSSDTFVTHTFDLEEIRELRAHWGLFRDRRPDLYAPLLTLDGKTRVAQ, from the coding sequence ATGCAAATGTCCTGTTCAAGGGACGTCGAGCAAAACATCGATAAGGCGGTGGGATTGATCCAACAGGCGGCGGCGGCCGGCGCGCAGATCATCCTGCCGCAGGAGGTCTTCTCGCATCACGAGTTCCAGTTCATGGAGATGGGGCCGGAGTTCTTCGCCCTGGCCGAAGGGCTCGACGGGCCGACAGTGACCCGGATGCGGGCGGTTGCGAAAGAACTGTCGGTCGTCCTGCCGACCAACATCTTTGAGCGCGCGAACAATGCCTACTACAACACGATCGTCATGATCGACGCGGATGGAGAGCTTCTGGGCATCTACCGCAAGAGCCATATCCCGCTTGGTCTGCCGGGATGTTACGAGAAGGTCTACTCAAATCCGGGCGATACCGGTTTTCAGGTCTTCGATACGGCTTACGGCCGGATAGGCGCTGCGATCTGCTGGGATCAGTGGTTTCCGGAGGCCGCGCGCATCATGGCGCTCAAGGGCGCCGAAATCCTGTTCTATCCCTCCGCGATCGGTTCGGACTGCCACGATCACTGGGAAACCGTCATGCGCGGGCACGCGGCAGCGAACATCATGCCGCTGGTTTGTTCAAATCGGGTCGGTACGGAGAAGGGCTCCCTCGGAGAGGTTACCTATTTCGGTCAGGCTTTCATCGCTGGCCCCAGGGGCGACGTGGTTCAGCGGGCGGATACCAGCTCCGATACTTTCGTTACCCACACCTTCGATCTGGAGGAAATCCGCGAACTGCGCGCGCATTGGGGCCTGTTCCGTGACAGAAGACCCGATCTCTACGCGCCGCTTCTGACACTCGACGGAAAAACGCGAGTCGCACAATGA
- a CDS encoding aminotransferase class III-fold pyridoxal phosphate-dependent enzyme, giving the protein MTAHILPFTDLIAAETDQPKEMVRGEGPYVFDTEGRKYLDAVSGLWCASLGFNPERLQRAAADQLGRLAYYHSFMGRTCAPANALAERLIEKLPGGLRHVFFGTSGSEAVETAIKFARYFQISRGKAGKSKILARKGAYHGSGHISAALTGMAYCHEGFHLPLSDVIRVGRPHYLTEHEPGESEADFVRRLGRELTATIDEHGAGTIAAMIAEPVMGSGGVILPPEGYWQCVQEILAKNDILLIADEIITGFGRTGAWFACETYGIRPDLLTAAKQMTGAVFPMSAVAMTTKVRNVIAERSHALGTFGHGVTFGAHPVGAAVALEALRIYEEMDLPSHVTRLGRSLFSRLITLERYDIVREVRSVGLVGAIEFHRADHAAAVAKDMEQHGVLLRVIGNILAVCPPYIVTAEDLTRISETAEASIGNVAGKPGASRIEAGVLPARSG; this is encoded by the coding sequence ATGACGGCACATATTCTCCCGTTCACGGATCTGATCGCCGCTGAGACCGACCAGCCGAAGGAAATGGTTCGCGGGGAGGGGCCGTATGTTTTCGACACCGAGGGCAGGAAGTATCTCGACGCTGTGTCCGGTCTCTGGTGCGCATCGTTGGGTTTCAACCCTGAGCGCCTGCAACGTGCCGCCGCCGACCAACTGGGCCGGTTGGCCTACTACCACAGTTTCATGGGGCGAACCTGCGCACCGGCAAACGCCCTTGCCGAAAGGCTCATCGAGAAACTGCCGGGCGGTCTGCGGCATGTATTCTTTGGGACGTCGGGATCCGAGGCTGTTGAGACCGCAATCAAATTTGCCCGGTACTTCCAGATCTCCCGGGGGAAGGCCGGAAAGTCGAAAATCCTGGCCAGGAAAGGGGCCTATCATGGCTCCGGCCATATCAGTGCGGCGCTCACCGGTATGGCCTACTGCCACGAAGGATTTCATCTGCCCTTGAGCGATGTCATTCGTGTCGGCCGTCCACATTACCTCACGGAGCACGAACCGGGGGAGTCGGAAGCCGACTTCGTTCGGCGCCTCGGGCGGGAACTGACGGCAACGATTGACGAACATGGCGCGGGGACGATCGCCGCCATGATTGCGGAGCCTGTGATGGGATCGGGTGGGGTCATTCTGCCGCCGGAAGGATACTGGCAATGTGTTCAGGAGATCCTGGCCAAGAACGACATTCTGTTGATCGCCGACGAAATCATTACCGGCTTCGGGCGTACCGGGGCCTGGTTCGCGTGCGAGACCTATGGCATCAGGCCCGACCTGCTCACGGCGGCCAAACAGATGACCGGTGCCGTTTTTCCCATGTCGGCGGTTGCCATGACGACCAAGGTCCGAAACGTCATTGCCGAGAGATCACATGCCCTTGGCACATTCGGTCACGGCGTGACCTTCGGCGCGCATCCGGTGGGCGCGGCGGTCGCGCTTGAGGCTCTGCGGATCTACGAGGAGATGGACCTTCCCTCTCATGTGACCCGGCTGGGGCGGTCGCTGTTTTCCCGCCTGATCACGCTGGAACGTTATGATATCGTTCGTGAAGTCCGCTCCGTGGGCCTTGTCGGCGCAATCGAGTTTCATCGCGCGGATCATGCGGCCGCGGTCGCCAAAGATATGGAGCAACATGGTGTGCTGCTTCGTGTCATCGGAAACATTCTGGCGGTCTGTCCCCCCTATATCGTCACCGCGGAGGATCTGACTCGGATTTCCGAAACCGCGGAGGCATCCATAGGGAATGTTGCCGGAAAACCGGGTGCGTCCAGGATCGAAGCAGGGGTACTTCCGGCGCGTTCCGGCTGA